The DNA window GACCTGACGCAACAATCCGTCTCCTGTCACGTTCCAGCTGTACAAACCGTGGTCAGTAAACTGTGGTGAGAAAGGGTAGAACTGGacctacaaaagaaaaagaaaaaactcaaaTGACATCATGGTAAAAAGAGATACATTTttgagcttttttcttttctttgtctcgcTTCTTACCTGTAAAGTGGAGTCAGCGATCCCCCAGTGAAAATCACAGGGGAAACGACCGGTGATCCGTTTTAAAGTTTCGTCGCTGGGGAAACCGTTGTCACTGACGACGCGCCTGTAGTACTGAGCACTGGTCTTAGGGGTCCTGGTTCGGTTCGGTTCGCTGAAATTAATGTGGAATAGGCCTCGTCTTACAGTGTAGCCATAATTCCACTCAAATCCATCCACAAGGGACCAGGCAGAATATCCAAACACCTGCACGCCATCAAACCTGATGgctttgaaagaaaagacagcagtgaaagtgaaaaaatgatcatttgatGTCTTCATTATTTTCATAATCGTTTGTTGCACTTATTTCCTTACCTTGCAGGACCTGGTTGATAAACCTCTTCATCAGATAAAGGGCTACTGTGTCCTCCTTTCCCACACTGGCTTCAGAAAACCAGCTCCCCTCTGTCACAAGCACTTTTGGGTCCCCGTACGCCAGCTTTATCCAGCCCAGTATGCGCCTCAGGTCCGGGGTCACGGCCTGCCCGTACTGGACCAGGCCCCGGTCCAGACGGAGGTTGTTAGGCCCGAAGGACAGGGCAAAAAAATCGGCCGTCGTCTTCACCCAGAGCTTCTCCTCAGGGGAGAATGTGGGCAAGAGGGCCCCGTACTTCAGTTTTAAAGAGACTGGGTAGTCCCCATCACCAAAAATGGGGTTGGCAAACCAGCCGAGGGCCGCCTCCATTGACTGCTGGCAAAGCTCAACGTTTGTGACTGTGGCTTGGCCTCTTTGAGGCTCAACCCAGTGGGACCCCAAAACAAGAGAGACTTTTCCCTTCTGAGCCGGACGGAAGTGGGTGTTGTAGGTGTGCCATGCTTTGGCGTGGGCCTGAAAATAATAGAAGACACAATTATCATGATGCAACGTGCAGAAACAACCCTACTACGATTATTGTGATTATTGTGATTATATAACATaccattttcatacatttaataTACTATAACAGgagaaatacatttgtaaataatAGAATGCATGACGGCTAAGATTACATTTAGCTCCAGTTTACTGGATAACCAGTACAGAATAAAATGGTTAAAGTCAGTAATAGTGTGCTTTTCCCATTAGGATAACAACATTTCTGCTTGAAAAAAGATATATCATTGCACACAGAGAGCGCACATCTCCCCACAGCTACACTAACATCTGAATTTATTATATGTAGATAAACCTTTACTTCTCGATCCAGATTCGCCCTAAACAAAGCAATGGTAATTGTATTCACTTAACATAATAAATGTAAACGGAGTAGCATATAAGAAAATGCCTTGTCTGCCTTGATTTGACATTGATCATAACATTGATAACATTAGTTGTTCATGCTTTTAGGTATTGTGTAACAGCTGAATCAGCACTAAAAAAATGGGGCCAAAAACATACTTCCTTAGTGGAAGTTAAAGCATAATTATGAAAGCAGAGAATCAGTATTTGCTCAAACTGTGTGCGTGCTGCGAACTGTCCACGTACTATCTGTGCTAGACTACAACAATTTGAATGATTATTAATATCTCCATGACTTCCTGCCACACACTGTTACGCTCCAGCACAGAAGTGCTGATGTGGTGGACCTTGACCGTAATGTCTCTTTAAGTGTTCTATTTACTGAGCACATAGTGGTCAACATGAAATATGACTATggtaaaataaaagataaaataaagagTCCGCATCAAGGCTTTTTACGTCACTACATGACTTAAATGTGTTTATGTGATAAATCAATGCTTTAAATCAAAATATCTGATCACTGATGCGGTCTGTGCTTGCGTCACTTTGTGTTGTCTTGTGGATGCGAACATGCAAGACCATCATAAACTGATAGAACTGCAGCAGAGGTTCAAAGTTTAACGACAGTCGATATGATTAGAGAAATTCTTTGTGTGCTGCAACCCACCGTTAAAACGGATAAAGCACAGTATGAGTCCCAACTATTTAAATCTACACTTGTTTTACTCACCCTGATCAGGTTGTGGGCCACAATGAGAAAGCTGGCGGGACCCCCCTTTTCTCCAGGAGCGTGCGCACCTGTCCCATAGCCCTGCACAGCCACCAGATATGGATTATGCAACGTGAGCCAATACCTGACGCGGCTGCCAAATGTGTAGAAACAAAAGGCAGCGTACTCCTCAAACAGCTCAACTATTGAGTCATTCTTCCAGCCTCCATAGTGCTCCTGCAGGACCTGTGGCAGGTCCCAGTGATAGAGGGTGACAATGGGCTCAATTCTCTTCTCCAGGAGCCTCTCTATGAGACGGCTGTAGTGCTCCACAGCAGCTGCGTTTGGCCGACTTTTAGCGTTTCCATCTGGAAAGAGTCTGggccaggagagagagaaatagtaTGATCTTACGCCTAGATACTCCAGTGCCTCCACATCTTTGTCCCACTGGGTGTAGCTGTCACTAGCCACATTGGCCGTCTCGGGTGCCAGTTTAGCGCTGATATTGGAGTGGGTGAAATGGTCCCAGATGGATGGGCCTTTCCCCTCCTGATCCCAGGCCCCTTCTGTCTGGAGGGCGGACGTCCCTGACCCCCAAAGGAATCCCAAAGGGAACGTATCATGAAGGAAAGACTGGTCTTTGATGATGGAGTCCGGCTTGGGCTGCTGCCAAATCTCCCTGCCGTCTCCAGGAGAGCAGGCTGCCTTTTCCTGACCGCACGACAACAACAGGAGGCAGAGTAAGAGGTACTTCGGAGTGGGAGCTAAAGGGTGGTTCAGCA is part of the Pungitius pungitius chromosome 2, fPunPun2.1, whole genome shotgun sequence genome and encodes:
- the klb gene encoding beta-klotho, giving the protein MLNHPLAPTPKYLLLCLLLLSCGQEKAACSPGDGREIWQQPKPDSIIKDQSFLHDTFPLGFLWGSGTSALQTEGAWDQEGKGPSIWDHFTHSNISAKLAPETANVASDSYTQWDKDVEALEYLGVRSYYFSLSWPRLFPDGNAKSRPNAAAVEHYSRLIERLLEKRIEPIVTLYHWDLPQVLQEHYGGWKNDSIVELFEEYAAFCFYTFGSRVRYWLTLHNPYLVAVQGYGTGAHAPGEKGGPASFLIVAHNLIRAHAKAWHTYNTHFRPAQKGKVSLVLGSHWVEPQRGQATVTNVELCQQSMEAALGWFANPIFGDGDYPVSLKLKYGALLPTFSPEEKLWVKTTADFFALSFGPNNLRLDRGLVQYGQAVTPDLRRILGWIKLAYGDPKVLVTEGSWFSEASVGKEDTVALYLMKRFINQVLQAIRFDGVQVFGYSAWSLVDGFEWNYGYTVRRGLFHINFSEPNRTRTPKTSAQYYRRVVSDNGFPSDETLKRITGRFPCDFHWGIADSTLQVQFYPFSPQFTDHGLYSWNVTGDGLLRQVSGVKTQTRRAQCTDYLAIRGHLRLFESTGASHYRFALNWSLILPQGDLSNVNIEALRYYHCVLYELKRLNLQAVVILYHPTHRSPHLGLPGPLQASGGWLNYSTVEAFQEYAALCYQQLGSWVPYWITVNDPNRLIDIYSSWTEKHQAAHNLLLAHAKAWRLYEREHSAHQGALVSLALHADWAEPANPSVDSHTAAAQRFLLFELGRFLDPLLGTRYKETHSNVDYPEEMKAYLEERAGVMGLSGSPLLTFTETEMKELRGTLSFIALTHFTTRLVAPYLHTQDNFQQKQHPDHGCLILSDPTWPSTLGQALVPWGLRKVLNWVNRRYGGALPIIVTASGVGDPAAVEDRLRQHFLKSYLQEALKARQLDGVNLQGFYVWELQDQHAPRFGLFTSTHHQSKAKASVAIYREIITHGGFPDDRTTQTCRSSELHARCSVCAWMFRHKAMLVFAGCIIITLVMLAALVIFVIITKRNQTRGRGRRVNRWRRRDGVAVCLCPPVKC